Part of the Fusarium musae strain F31 chromosome 3, whole genome shotgun sequence genome, ATACTCCGAGATAAGCCGAGCTCCCACTAATCTTGTCATACATCCGCGAGTTAACCTCTGACATGCTGCAATGCTACTTAAGTTAAATTCTGTTCAGAATATCTTGACTACCTACTAGCCCAAAAGTGAATCTAGTAGGTAAACTACACAATGACTGACAACAGTCGCGACCTGCGCTCACTCAGTACCCTCGCGGGCAAAACCGTGATCATAACAGGCGGCGCAAATGGTATAGGAGCCGAGACTGTGAAGCTGTTCAACTCATATGGAGCGAATACAGTCATTGCCGATCTTGAGCGCACTCGTGCTGCGGCCGAATCGGTTATTCGATCCTTGCAGCATCCCTCCTCTGCGCTGTTCATCAGCGTCAACGTTCTCGTCTGGGATGAAATGAGAGCTCTTTTTTCTCAATGCATATCGCACTTCGGTAATATCGACATTGTGGTAGCCAATGCCGGCATAATGGAGAGCACAAGTCTTTTCGATATCGAAAACGTCGATGAACAGGGGGAATTGCGCGAATCAATAGAAGGGTTTCGTGTGATTGATGTCAACCTCAAGGGAACCATCAATAGTACGTATTCTTCGACccttaattctttttatcgTAAATGGCTGAGTCATTACTCTCTTGAAGCGTTGCGGCTTGCACTGCATCACATGCAGCACAACGAACCAAGTTCTTCTGATGGTCTGAGAGGATCAGTAGTTCTTGTCACTTCAACGTCAGGATATTTCGGGACTACTGGCGTCGGTGCATATATCACATCGAAGCACGGACTCACAGGTCTACTTCGAGCATCGCAACGAATTGCTCGGGGTCTTACCATCGGAGTCAATGCTGTTGCTCCGTTCTTCACACCAACATCTACGTTCAAAGAGTTGGCTGAGGAATGGAAACGTTCGGGCCTTAAATCGAATACCCTAGGAGACGTCGCTCAGGCTATCGCCCTTGCCGCTACACAGAATGAATCTGGAAAATGCTACATGGTATGTCCAGCTTTCCTCTTGTGCTGGTTCATATGTTCTAACTTCTGTCTAGGTTGCCGGGCGAAAGTCGGTAGAGGTCGAAAATAGCAGAAGCGCACTTATTGAACAATGGCTTGG contains:
- a CDS encoding hypothetical protein (EggNog:ENOG41), giving the protein MTDNSRDLRSLSTLAGKTVIITGGANGIGAETVKLFNSYGANTVIADLERTRAAAESVIRSLQHPSSALFISVNVLVWDEMRALFSQCISHFGNIDIVVANAGIMESTSLFDIENVDEQGELRESIEGFRVIDVNLKGTINTLRLALHHMQHNEPSSSDGLRGSVVLVTSTSGYFGTTGVGAYITSKHGLTGLLRASQRIARGLTIGVNAVAPFFTPTSTFKELAEEWKRSGLKSNTLGDVAQAIALAATQNESGKCYMVAGRKSVEVENSRSALIEQWLGRETAGLLGSASKLFEDKGYPLPKGHEKPST